The Gemmatimonas aurantiaca sequence CGGCGCGAGTGCGATCGTGGTGATCACCGCGCCTGTGACGAGCAGGGCGCGCAGAGCCATGCGGCGCATGGAAGTGACAGGAGCAGTCATGTCGAACCGGGAAAGCGGGTGGGAAACGGCGGGGCAGGGGCGGGACGCGCAGGACGGGCGGGACGGGATCGCCCCGGGTCAGAAGTAGACCTGGCCCATCTTGATGAGGTAATACTCCGCCATCGCCAACATGGTGAAGGCAAAAAGCTTTTTCACCGTGAGCATCCAGGCACCGGCGCGGGGCAGGCGGGAGAGCGAGCCCGCCGACAGCCCCACGATCAGCAGCAGGGTGCACATGCCCAGACTGAAGGTGAAGAGGTAGACGAAGCCGAGTCCGGCCGATCGGGTGGTGGAGACCCAGGTGAGCACGGCCGCCATGACCGGCGCCGAGCAGGGGGCGGCCACCAGTCCCGACGCGGCACCCATGACGAAAGCGCCGGCCGCGCGGCCTCCCGTGCCCGCGCTGGCGGCGCGCTGCATGAGCGCTGCCGGCACCCGCACCGGGATCACGTCGAGCATGGCCAGGGCCGCCAGCAGCAGCAGGTTGGCCATGACGAAGAACGCCCACGGGTTGGCCGAGACCGTGCCGAACATGGTGCCGGTGAGGCCGGCGAGCAGGCCCAGTCCGGCGTATACCGTGGCCAGGCCCATGACATAGGCCATGGAAAGGCCCAATGGACGCCATCGTGACGCCTTCATGGCGCCAGACTGTTCCGATGAAGACTGCCCACCCACGATGGCGGCCGTGATCGGGATCATCGGGTAGACGCAGGGCGTCAGGCTGGTCAGCACGCCGGCGCCGAACAGCAACGGAAGAGCGGCGGCGGGATTGCCGGAAAGCTGGGCGGCC is a genomic window containing:
- a CDS encoding cytochrome c biogenesis protein CcdA; translated protein: MQIDVAAQLSGNPAAALPLLFGAGVLTSLTPCVYPMIPITAAIVGGQSSSEQSGAMKASRWRPLGLSMAYVMGLATVYAGLGLLAGLTGTMFGTVSANPWAFFVMANLLLLAALAMLDVIPVRVPAALMQRAASAGTGGRAAGAFVMGAASGLVAAPCSAPVMAAVLTWVSTTRSAGLGFVYLFTFSLGMCTLLLIVGLSAGSLSRLPRAGAWMLTVKKLFAFTMLAMAEYYLIKMGQVYF